The Stomoxys calcitrans chromosome 3, idStoCalc2.1, whole genome shotgun sequence genome includes a region encoding these proteins:
- the LOC131995807 gene encoding uncharacterized protein LOC131995807 isoform X2, whose protein sequence is MCAKLLLQYVGASNYSTLATLVAPTPINQLSYDNIIFHLKQHFCPKKNILVQQHKFLNEIQNEDQSISDFIAVLQEKAAMCHFVCSCNKSVSDIFCRAQFIRGIRDNSIREKLLQKPEDTFVQICEKAKALEAAKINNNEIMQSSSTSEVNKIKQKQSATSTRYQKSNRYASSSSTVNYRQLGLEGMCLRCGRNNHRSNECKINKNNLKCSFCNKTGHVRQVCIKSKFKQNSSYNAIQSCSSDDDYCEDDDNFGIHQIVDIYNKSEIPPPELQKFFATVSIDGRKQVFEVDSGAGYTLIPKNDFEKLKLNLKLQKTKIAFRAYTGDVFIPLGVVDVNVQYKNRKSREKMFVVDARHSALLGRVWIRHLKIDLREVDQDCLKVNTDNNVCINSISEITQKFSKVFQQKVGCIPNLICSLKLQEGAKPAFLKERQVPFALREKVEQELDTLENEGIISKVNTSNWGSPLVVIPKPDGNVRLCVDYKLCVNPQLEPAHYPIKRIDEIFNTLKNSKYFCKLDLYKAYLHVAVDDESKIIQTISTHRDQILRGLEGTTSYFDDIIVHGPTKSLCEQRLIECLERLQTYNLHVNKDKFTGNPPQKEPQIEEVIIQRNQTQPQAPSESQPPASAEPQLPETPLSIRRSNRVRRLPARFQDHVPY, encoded by the exons ATGTGTGCAAAATTATTGCTGCAGTATGTGGGTGCATCAAATTATTCAACACTAGCAACATTAGTCGCTCCAACACCGATCAACCAACTATCCTACGACAAtattatattccatttgaaacaacATTTCTgtcctaaaaaaaatattcttgtgCAACAACACaagtttttaaatgaaatacaaaatGAAGATCAGAGTATTTCTGATTTTATTGCTGTTTTACAGGAAAAGGCGGCGATGTGTCATTTTGTGTGTAGTTGTAACAAATCAGTTTCGGATATATTTTGTCGAGCGCAGTTTATAAGAGGAATCCGAGATAATAGCATTCGTGAAAAATTGCTGCAAAAACCCGAAGAcacatttgtgcaaatttgtgaAAAGGCGAAGGCGTTGGAGGCAgcgaaaataaataataatgaaaTTATGCAGAGTTCTTCAACAAGCgaggtaaataaaataaaacaaaaacaatccgCAACAAGTACCCGATACCAAAAAAGTAATCGATACGCATCATCGTCATCAACAGTTAATTATCGACAACTAGGTCTTGAAGGGATGTGCTTACGATGTGGGCGAAACAATCATCGATCAAATGaatgtaaaataaacaaaaacaatctaaaatgttctttttgtaACAAAACAGGTCATGTGAGACAAGTATgcataaaatcgaaatttaaacaaaattcatcATATAATGCAATACAATCGTGTTCATCTGATGACGACTACTGTGAGGATGATGATAATTTTGGTATCCATCAAATAGTCGATATTTACAACAAATCAGAAATTCCACCACcagaattgcaaaaatttttcgcaACGGTTTCAATCGACGGGAGGAAGCAAGTTTTCGAAGTAGACTCTGGTGCCGGCTACACTCTCATACCAAAGAACGATTTTGAAAAactcaaattaaatttaaagcttcAAAAAACCAAGATAGCATTTCGCGCTTATACGGGGGATGTGTTTATACCTCTGGGTGTAGTGGATGTTAATGTCCAATATAAAAACAGGAAGTCCAGAGAGAAAATGTTTGTTGTGGACGCTAGACACTCTGCGTTGCTTGGCCGTGTATGGATAAGGCATCTTAAAATTGATCTTAGAGAAGTAGACCAAGACTGTTTGAAGGTAAATACAGACAACAACGTATGTATAAACTCAATAAGTGAAATAACGCAAAAGTTCTCAAAAGTTTTCCAGCAGAAAGTGGGGTGTATTCCCAATTTAATATGTTCATTAAAATTGCAGGAAGGGGCAAAGCCagcttttttaaaggaaaggcaAGTTCCATtcgctcttcgtgaaaaagtaGAGCAAGAACTCGACACATTAGAAAACGAGGGTATAATTTCAAAAGTTAACACCAGTAATTGGGGTTCGCCACTGGTTGTCATACCAAAACCTGATGGGAATGTGCGGTTATGTGTTGACTACAAGCTCTGCGTCAATCCCCAATTGGAGCCTGCTCACTATCCAATAAAGCGAATAGATGAAATATTCAACACATtgaaaaattccaaatatttttgtaagCTGGATCTATATAAAGCGTATTTACATGTAGCAGTGGATGATGAAagcaaaataattcaaacaatTTCTACACACAGAG ACCAAATTCTACGAGGCCTTGAAGGTACCACATCTTATTTTGATGACATAATTGTGCACGGTCCAACCAAATCCCTGTGTGAGCAGCGACTTATTGAATGTTTGGAACGCCTGCAGACATATAATCTACACGTTAACAAGGACAAAT TTACAGGAAATCCACCACAGAAGGAacctcaaattgaagaagtcatAATCCAGCGGAATCAGACACAACCTCAAGCTCCCAGCGAATCGCAGCCTCCAGCCTCCGCCGAGCCACAGCTGCCAGAGACACCACTAAGTATTAGGCGATCGAACAGAGTAAGGAGACTTCCAGCACGTTTCCAAGACCACGTTCCCTATTAG
- the LOC106081134 gene encoding REPTOR-binding partner — MDCEDMQMIISEEPNLSERKEGGKRGRKPGRKASNEKVDIKAKLERSRQSARECRARKKLRYQYLEELVADREKAVLALRAELERFKQWSCELSEGRIPNGFHQLLEESGILKQEIA, encoded by the exons ATGGATTGTGAAGATATGCAAATGATAATCTCCGAAGAACCAAACCTCTCG GAACGCAAAGAGGGTGGCAAGCGTGGAAGAAAACCTGGTCGCaaggcatcaaatgaaaaagtGGACATTAAAGCCAAACTAG AACGAAGTCGTCAAAGTGCCCGAGAATGCAGAGCCCGTAAAAAACTAAGATACCAATACTTAGAAGAGTTGGTTGCTGATCGCGAAAAGGCCGTTCTTGCTTTACGGGCTGAATTGGAGCGT TTCAAACAATGGAGCTGTGAGTTAAGCGAGGGAAGAATTCCAAATGGGTTTCATCAGTTGTTAGAGGAGTCTGGAATTCTTAAGCAAGAGATAGCATAA
- the LOC131995807 gene encoding uncharacterized protein K02A2.6-like isoform X1, which produces MCAKLLLQYVGASNYSTLATLVAPTPINQLSYDNIIFHLKQHFCPKKNILVQQHKFLNEIQNEDQSISDFIAVLQEKAAMCHFVCSCNKSVSDIFCRAQFIRGIRDNSIREKLLQKPEDTFVQICEKAKALEAAKINNNEIMQSSSTSEVNKIKQKQSATSTRYQKSNRYASSSSTVNYRQLGLEGMCLRCGRNNHRSNECKINKNNLKCSFCNKTGHVRQVCIKSKFKQNSSYNAIQSCSSDDDYCEDDDNFGIHQIVDIYNKSEIPPPELQKFFATVSIDGRKQVFEVDSGAGYTLIPKNDFEKLKLNLKLQKTKIAFRAYTGDVFIPLGVVDVNVQYKNRKSREKMFVVDARHSALLGRVWIRHLKIDLREVDQDCLKVNTDNNVCINSISEITQKFSKVFQQKVGCIPNLICSLKLQEGAKPAFLKERQVPFALREKVEQELDTLENEGIISKVNTSNWGSPLVVIPKPDGNVRLCVDYKLCVNPQLEPAHYPIKRIDEIFNTLKNSKYFCKLDLYKAYLHVAVDDESKIIQTISTHRGTYRMNRLSFGIKTAPSEFNRIIDQILRGLEGTTSYFDDIIVHGPTKSLCEQRLIECLERLQTYNLHVNKDKFTGNPPQKEPQIEEVIIQRNQTQPQAPSESQPPASAEPQLPETPLSIRRSNRVRRLPARFQDHVPY; this is translated from the exons ATGTGTGCAAAATTATTGCTGCAGTATGTGGGTGCATCAAATTATTCAACACTAGCAACATTAGTCGCTCCAACACCGATCAACCAACTATCCTACGACAAtattatattccatttgaaacaacATTTCTgtcctaaaaaaaatattcttgtgCAACAACACaagtttttaaatgaaatacaaaatGAAGATCAGAGTATTTCTGATTTTATTGCTGTTTTACAGGAAAAGGCGGCGATGTGTCATTTTGTGTGTAGTTGTAACAAATCAGTTTCGGATATATTTTGTCGAGCGCAGTTTATAAGAGGAATCCGAGATAATAGCATTCGTGAAAAATTGCTGCAAAAACCCGAAGAcacatttgtgcaaatttgtgaAAAGGCGAAGGCGTTGGAGGCAgcgaaaataaataataatgaaaTTATGCAGAGTTCTTCAACAAGCgaggtaaataaaataaaacaaaaacaatccgCAACAAGTACCCGATACCAAAAAAGTAATCGATACGCATCATCGTCATCAACAGTTAATTATCGACAACTAGGTCTTGAAGGGATGTGCTTACGATGTGGGCGAAACAATCATCGATCAAATGaatgtaaaataaacaaaaacaatctaaaatgttctttttgtaACAAAACAGGTCATGTGAGACAAGTATgcataaaatcgaaatttaaacaaaattcatcATATAATGCAATACAATCGTGTTCATCTGATGACGACTACTGTGAGGATGATGATAATTTTGGTATCCATCAAATAGTCGATATTTACAACAAATCAGAAATTCCACCACcagaattgcaaaaatttttcgcaACGGTTTCAATCGACGGGAGGAAGCAAGTTTTCGAAGTAGACTCTGGTGCCGGCTACACTCTCATACCAAAGAACGATTTTGAAAAactcaaattaaatttaaagcttcAAAAAACCAAGATAGCATTTCGCGCTTATACGGGGGATGTGTTTATACCTCTGGGTGTAGTGGATGTTAATGTCCAATATAAAAACAGGAAGTCCAGAGAGAAAATGTTTGTTGTGGACGCTAGACACTCTGCGTTGCTTGGCCGTGTATGGATAAGGCATCTTAAAATTGATCTTAGAGAAGTAGACCAAGACTGTTTGAAGGTAAATACAGACAACAACGTATGTATAAACTCAATAAGTGAAATAACGCAAAAGTTCTCAAAAGTTTTCCAGCAGAAAGTGGGGTGTATTCCCAATTTAATATGTTCATTAAAATTGCAGGAAGGGGCAAAGCCagcttttttaaaggaaaggcaAGTTCCATtcgctcttcgtgaaaaagtaGAGCAAGAACTCGACACATTAGAAAACGAGGGTATAATTTCAAAAGTTAACACCAGTAATTGGGGTTCGCCACTGGTTGTCATACCAAAACCTGATGGGAATGTGCGGTTATGTGTTGACTACAAGCTCTGCGTCAATCCCCAATTGGAGCCTGCTCACTATCCAATAAAGCGAATAGATGAAATATTCAACACATtgaaaaattccaaatatttttgtaagCTGGATCTATATAAAGCGTATTTACATGTAGCAGTGGATGATGAAagcaaaataattcaaacaatTTCTACACACAGAGGTACGTATCGAATGAATCGCTTGTCATTTGGTATAAAGACCGCTCCTAGCGAATTTAATCGTATAATAGACCAAATTCTACGAGGCCTTGAAGGTACCACATCTTATTTTGATGACATAATTGTGCACGGTCCAACCAAATCCCTGTGTGAGCAGCGACTTATTGAATGTTTGGAACGCCTGCAGACATATAATCTACACGTTAACAAGGACAAAT TTACAGGAAATCCACCACAGAAGGAacctcaaattgaagaagtcatAATCCAGCGGAATCAGACACAACCTCAAGCTCCCAGCGAATCGCAGCCTCCAGCCTCCGCCGAGCCACAGCTGCCAGAGACACCACTAAGTATTAGGCGATCGAACAGAGTAAGGAGACTTCCAGCACGTTTCCAAGACCACGTTCCCTATTAG
- the LOC131995807 gene encoding uncharacterized protein K02A2.6-like isoform X3 — MAKLPRPKNVDEVRRFLGMVTYYSRFIPNMATITHPLRSLLEKGNKFVWSKQSEEAFIKLKQEILHERVLVPYDQSLPLILICDASPTGVAAVLSHIVDGCERPVAFISRALTKAEQNYSQLDREALAIIFAVDKLFMYLHGREFTLVTDNRPLSRIFHQHAKTPAMTSQRLLQYASFLQGFNYKLEHRKADQIAHVDCLSRAPLSASSKFLHFLDKETKDIQDQTINEISSISITATSVAKETQNDDEFKKLKESLLNGGNTDPEYSIQDGVLFKGTRVMIPATLRDAVLRELHHTHIGVVRMKQLARKYCFWKEIDSDIETLVKSCPDCAMIRRCPPKVETHKWEDPIENFQRVHIDYAGPFQNHYFLVLVDAKSKWPEIKVIKQAPTSDITISLLQSIFSTHGLPQIMVSDNATIFQSAVFRTFCENNGIIQKFIAPGHPATNGLAERHIQTLKRKLKAMQNEKLPLRLKVQEIVTRYRATPLSNGKSPANLYLGRDLRIKLDSIRPTKLKKSEVVNPKVRKLGVGERVQVRWFSKGVPTWKFGTVLQKLGNIHYSIKLDNNYILKRHINQLYKSMVYDQNQPTLVTGNPPQKEPQIEEVIIQRNQTQPQAPSESQPPASAEPQLPETPLSIRRSNRVRRLPARFQDHVPY; from the coding sequence ATGGCAAAACTTCCACGTCCCAAAAATGTAGACGAGGTGAGAAGATTTTTGGGAATGGTTACGTATTATTCGCGATTTATTCCGAATATGGCTACCATTACACATCCACTTAGAAGTCTACTGgaaaaaggaaacaaatttgTATGGTCAAAGCAAAGTGAAGAAGCTTTTATTAAGCTGAagcaagaaattttgcatgagcgaGTTTTAGTACCATACGACCAGTCACTGCCATTGATCCTTATATGTGATGCAAGTCCCACAGGAGTTGCAGCAGTACTGTCACACATAGTAGATGGTTGTGAAAGACCAGTTGCGTTTATTTCCAGAGCTTTAACAAAAGCTGAACAAAATTATAGTCAACTCGACAGAGAAGCTCTGGCAATCATTTTTGCTGTTGACaaattatttatgtatttaCATGGTCGAGAATTTACACTTGTGACTGATAACCGTCCACTTTCGAGAATTTTTCACCAGCATGCTAAAACGCCAGCGATGACCTCACAAAGATTATTGCAATATGCTTCTTTTCTACAAGGATTCAATTACAAACTTGAGCATCGCAAAGCCGATCAAATAGCACATGTAGATTGTTTATCAAGAGCCCCTTTATCAGCGTCTTCAAAGTTTTTACATTTTCTTGATAAAGAAACAAAAGATATCCAAGATCAAActataaatgaaatttcatcaatttCAATAACGGCAACATCGGTTGCAAAAGAAACCCAGAACGACGatgaattcaaaaaattaaaggaaTCGCTATTGAATGGCGGAAATACAGATCCTGAGTATTCTATACAAGATGGCGTTTTATTTAAGGGAACTCGTGTTATGATTCCTGCTACATTACGCGATGCAGTGCTACGTGAATTACACCACACACATATTGGCGTTGTAAGAATGAAGCAGCTAGCCAGAAAGTATTGTTTTTGGAAGGAGATCGACTCTGACATTGAAACATTGGTAAAATCGTGCCCTGATTGTGCTATGATACGAAGATGCCCCCCAAAGGTGGAAACACACAAATGGGAGGACccaatcgaaaattttcaaagagtgCATATTGACTACGCAGGTCCTTTCCAAAatcattattttcttgtgttagTTGACGCAAAATCGAAATGGCCTGAAATAAAGGTAATAAAACAAGCTCCAACTTCGGATATCACGATATCATTATTACAAAGCATATTTTCAACACATGGTCTTCCCCAAATTATGGTATCTGACAACGCTACAATTTTTCAAAGTGCCGTATTTAGAACTTTTTGCGAGAACAACGGTATTATCCAGAAATTTATTGCACCGGGGCATCCAGCTACTAATGGACTTGCGGAAAGACATATTCAAACCTTGAAAAGGAAGCTAAAAGCGATGCAAAACGAAAAGTTACCATTACGCCTCAAAGTGCAGGAAATAGTTACCAGATATAGAGCAACTCCGCTTTCAAATGGCAAAAGCCCTGCAAACTTATATCTAGGACGTGACTTACGTATAAAATTAGACTCAATTCGCccaacaaaattgaagaaatctgAAGTGGTCAACCCAAAAGTTCGAAAATTAGGCGTTGGAGAGAGGGTCCAAGTTCGTTGGTTTAGCAAAGGAGTCCCGACTTGGAAGTTCGGTACCGTTCTGCAAAAACTTGGGAATATTCACTACAGCATTAAACTTGACAATAATTATATTCTTAAAAGACATATTAATCAATTGTATAAGTCCATGGTTTATGATCAAAATCAACCCACTTTAGTTACAGGAAATCCACCACAGAAGGAacctcaaattgaagaagtcatAATCCAGCGGAATCAGACACAACCTCAAGCTCCCAGCGAATCGCAGCCTCCAGCCTCCGCCGAGCCACAGCTGCCAGAGACACCACTAAGTATTAGGCGATCGAACAGAGTAAGGAGACTTCCAGCACGTTTCCAAGACCACGTTCCCTATTAG
- the LOC131995807 gene encoding uncharacterized protein K02A2.6-like isoform X4, with the protein MCAKLLLQYVGASNYSTLATLVAPTPINQLSYDNIIFHLKQHFCPKKNILVQQHKFLNEIQNEDQSISDFIAVLQEKAAMCHFVCSCNKSVSDIFCRAQFIRGIRDNSIREKLLQKPEDTFVQICEKAKALEAAKINNNEIMQSSSTSEVNKIKQKQSATSTRYQKSNRYASSSSTVNYRQLGLEGMCLRCGRNNHRSNECKINKNNLKCSFCNKTGHVRQVCIKSKFKQNSSYNAIQSCSSDDDYCEDDDNFGIHQIVDIYNKSEIPPPELQKFFATVSIDGRKQVFEVDSGAGYTLIPKNDFEKLKLNLKLQKTKIAFRAYTGDVFIPLGVVDVNVQYKNRKSREKMFVVDARHSALLGRVWIRHLKIDLREVDQDCLKEGAKPAFLKERQVPFALREKVEQELDTLENEGIISKVNTSNWGSPLVVIPKPDGNVRLCVDYKLCVNPQLEPAHYPIKRIDEIFNTLKNSKYFCKLDLYKAYLHVAVDDESKIIQTISTHRGTYRMNRLSFGIKTAPSEFNRIIDQILRGLEGTTSYFDDIIVHGPTKSLCEQRLIECLERLQTYNLHVNKDKFTGNPPQKEPQIEEVIIQRNQTQPQAPSESQPPASAEPQLPETPLSIRRSNRVRRLPARFQDHVPY; encoded by the exons ATGTGTGCAAAATTATTGCTGCAGTATGTGGGTGCATCAAATTATTCAACACTAGCAACATTAGTCGCTCCAACACCGATCAACCAACTATCCTACGACAAtattatattccatttgaaacaacATTTCTgtcctaaaaaaaatattcttgtgCAACAACACaagtttttaaatgaaatacaaaatGAAGATCAGAGTATTTCTGATTTTATTGCTGTTTTACAGGAAAAGGCGGCGATGTGTCATTTTGTGTGTAGTTGTAACAAATCAGTTTCGGATATATTTTGTCGAGCGCAGTTTATAAGAGGAATCCGAGATAATAGCATTCGTGAAAAATTGCTGCAAAAACCCGAAGAcacatttgtgcaaatttgtgaAAAGGCGAAGGCGTTGGAGGCAgcgaaaataaataataatgaaaTTATGCAGAGTTCTTCAACAAGCgaggtaaataaaataaaacaaaaacaatccgCAACAAGTACCCGATACCAAAAAAGTAATCGATACGCATCATCGTCATCAACAGTTAATTATCGACAACTAGGTCTTGAAGGGATGTGCTTACGATGTGGGCGAAACAATCATCGATCAAATGaatgtaaaataaacaaaaacaatctaaaatgttctttttgtaACAAAACAGGTCATGTGAGACAAGTATgcataaaatcgaaatttaaacaaaattcatcATATAATGCAATACAATCGTGTTCATCTGATGACGACTACTGTGAGGATGATGATAATTTTGGTATCCATCAAATAGTCGATATTTACAACAAATCAGAAATTCCACCACcagaattgcaaaaatttttcgcaACGGTTTCAATCGACGGGAGGAAGCAAGTTTTCGAAGTAGACTCTGGTGCCGGCTACACTCTCATACCAAAGAACGATTTTGAAAAactcaaattaaatttaaagcttcAAAAAACCAAGATAGCATTTCGCGCTTATACGGGGGATGTGTTTATACCTCTGGGTGTAGTGGATGTTAATGTCCAATATAAAAACAGGAAGTCCAGAGAGAAAATGTTTGTTGTGGACGCTAGACACTCTGCGTTGCTTGGCCGTGTATGGATAAGGCATCTTAAAATTGATCTTAGAGAAGTAGACCAAGACTGTTTGAAG GAAGGGGCAAAGCCagcttttttaaaggaaaggcaAGTTCCATtcgctcttcgtgaaaaagtaGAGCAAGAACTCGACACATTAGAAAACGAGGGTATAATTTCAAAAGTTAACACCAGTAATTGGGGTTCGCCACTGGTTGTCATACCAAAACCTGATGGGAATGTGCGGTTATGTGTTGACTACAAGCTCTGCGTCAATCCCCAATTGGAGCCTGCTCACTATCCAATAAAGCGAATAGATGAAATATTCAACACATtgaaaaattccaaatatttttgtaagCTGGATCTATATAAAGCGTATTTACATGTAGCAGTGGATGATGAAagcaaaataattcaaacaatTTCTACACACAGAGGTACGTATCGAATGAATCGCTTGTCATTTGGTATAAAGACCGCTCCTAGCGAATTTAATCGTATAATAGACCAAATTCTACGAGGCCTTGAAGGTACCACATCTTATTTTGATGACATAATTGTGCACGGTCCAACCAAATCCCTGTGTGAGCAGCGACTTATTGAATGTTTGGAACGCCTGCAGACATATAATCTACACGTTAACAAGGACAAAT TTACAGGAAATCCACCACAGAAGGAacctcaaattgaagaagtcatAATCCAGCGGAATCAGACACAACCTCAAGCTCCCAGCGAATCGCAGCCTCCAGCCTCCGCCGAGCCACAGCTGCCAGAGACACCACTAAGTATTAGGCGATCGAACAGAGTAAGGAGACTTCCAGCACGTTTCCAAGACCACGTTCCCTATTAG